GCTCTGAAAGTTTCAGGTGGGATCGTAAAGCTTAAAATCTCAACATAAGCTCAAAAAATTATCACTTGATTGCTAGCTAGTCCCTCTGATACAAAAGGGATGCGGCTTTAGGATGTATGGAGATAAACGAATAGTATCTATTACTGAACGTATACACGTATTTATTTACAGAAGCTACTTCATAAAGCTCAGGTTTTATTAAAAATTCATATACTTTCTGCTTTAGTTACTTAAATATGCGACTTTAGAGTTGATTTCTTATAAACTAGCTTTATTAAAAAATCAGTAGTATTCCTCTTTTAGTAATAGGTCAAATACAACTAAAGTATAAATGGTTGTGCTGGCTTAGTTGATAACAAAAACGTCAGCTATTTCAGGTGTATCTATTTGCTAACTCTCTAACAGACTGATTCAGCAGTCTTTAAATACCCATTCTCTTTTTATTAAAGAGAAATTTACATCATCCTTAACTTATAGGGTATTTAATTCGGTACGCTTAAGCTTTTTTAGATAATTAATTTACTAGTAAGTTCTAGTATTCATTCACTTATAAAACCCGATAAGCCGGTTTTGTAGGAAAAATTGCCATAATTTACATCCTAAAGCTACGGTTTATTTCTAACTAGGAGCAAGCACAACTCCTTGAAAAGTTGAATATTTACCAACCCATTTTGCAAATCTCCATGCAACAATATTTTTCTCATATACTCATACTGGCATTAGGAACAACTTCGACTTTGATGATTACTCCATGTCAAGGTCAAACTCCGGTAAAGCCCAACAATCAAAATACTGAGAATATTAGTTCCGTATCTTCAAATTCACCTTCGGCTATTCCATTGAGTGATTCTGCCAATTCTACTAATAACAAACCAACTATCCTCTCTGAGGTAAGCAATAACTCTTCTGCTGCTAATGCAAATATAACTGCAACAAAGCCAAAGCCACGGCTTCCTATATTCAGCAGAATTTTTCCCACACCTTCGATGCAGCAATAATCAACGGGTAATATTTACAGGATGTTCAACTTTATTTAGTGAAAATATGACTCCAGCAACAGAGATTCTAATTGTTCTCTTTTGCTGGGGTGAGAAGAATCTCATCCATAGCGGTTCTCGTTTGTATGCAATATACTCTGTGGTCTCACTTCCATTTTTCTCTTTTAAAAGAAGAGAAGATTTGAGTGTTATCCCTCAACACAACAAAGGTTGGGGCTAGGGTCTATATTGAACTCAACTGAGAACCGCTATATATGTGAGGCATACCCTGATTTACTTTATGCTTGCACTTGAAAGAGCAATAAACCAAACCATTGATTTGGATCTGTTTATACTTGAAGAGATAATAAACTTTATGCAGTGAGTTACTGCTTGATAGTATCGAGGTCAAATTTGGGGGAGATTTCGGTGAGAATAGTCTCACTTAGTGCAAAATTCACATTGAAATAAAGGATAATCCCCTAATAGCTGATTCGCGCTACTTTCCAACATACCTGCACACGCATCAATCAGTAGGTAGTGCAGGGGATAGCTTAAATAAGGTTTGAAAAATAGCCTCTTTTTTCCTAAATTTGCTCGATTTGGATCTCACAGTCTGCTCCCACAGTAATTATGCTATTTTCTGGAAAAGCATTCCAGTTACCTATAAATAGAGGTTCAGATGCAATAATTACAGAATTTGAAAAAGTAGGATCGTCTCGAACCCAATAAAGAGATGGAGCCAGAGAAGTTGTAGCAAATCGAGAAGCGATCAGGCGATGTCCGTCACTAAATATTACATTGATTGAAGCTTCTACTTGATAGCGCTTTGCCATCTCTAATAGTGTTAATAATGTAGTACGTAAAGCATACTCTGGAGGCCGATGTTTGTTAATTTGACTTTGTGAAAGTAACAATGCAAAAATGTGTTCGGAGTCAGTATTGCCATTAATTTTTTCGTAAAAATCTTGAGTTAAAGTGCTACGGATTTTTCTGTGTAATGTTTTATGGAAATTTTCAATTCTTCCATCGTGAATAAATAGCTGTTGTTGATGTTTAAAAGGCTGACAGTTAGCAAAATCTACGGCTTGTTCGGATGTAGCACTGCGGA
The Nostoc punctiforme PCC 73102 genome window above contains:
- the egtC gene encoding ergothioneine biosynthesis protein EgtC; amino-acid sequence: MCRLLAYLGSPVSLEHLLYKPEHSLIVQSYKPREMTSGAVNADGFGVGWYHSQKDIEPFTYKNTLPIWNDINLLSLSRYIESKCVLAYVRSATSEQAVDFANCQPFKHQQQLFIHDGRIENFHKTLHRKIRSTLTQDFYEKINGNTDSEHIFALLLSQSQINKHRPPEYALRTTLLTLLEMAKRYQVEASINVIFSDGHRLIASRFATTSLAPSLYWVRDDPTFSNSVIIASEPLFIGNWNAFPENSIITVGADCEIQIEQI